From Cytophagia bacterium CHB2, a single genomic window includes:
- a CDS encoding phage tail sheath family protein, with product MPEYLSPGVYVEEFEIGAKPIEGVSTSTAGFLGATLRGPLRPRFITGFEEFKRIYGGYLADSFLAYAVDGFFSNGGQRCWVGRVSGDLPDGVDGVATSRHDGKVTFNAIGPGTWGNRVAVKIEAGSLQLETQPEPWDKVKLTVMYWDVAPPTPLVDPTKPEFATDPNRREPTLLEVYDNLSANPSSIDFWETRINKSSNLITVDYDPGETENPVAVALTLLADLDEPGDAGVDGAALGVTNYTSSPDVTMPDGTIYRTGLRGFEQIDDISIVVVPNHHDLGVPLTDQIVTHCTQMADRFAVLHANAGAPIDNDLRPPHDTTYAAFYYPWIKIYDPRTNRDMRIPPSGHVAGIYAKTDVERGVHKAPANVVVQGITGLEIQITKRNQDLLNPKGVNCIRAFPGRGIRVWGARTSSSNSLRKYINVRRLFLFLEESIDEGTQWVVFEPNNERLWARVRQTITQFLTTVWRDGALMGLTPEEAFFVKCDRTTMTQDDIDNGRLICIIGVAPVKPAEFVIFRITQFAGGSEVAEV from the coding sequence ATGCCGGAATATCTTTCGCCAGGCGTATACGTCGAAGAGTTCGAGATCGGCGCCAAGCCGATCGAGGGCGTCAGCACCAGCACCGCCGGATTTCTGGGCGCGACCTTGCGCGGCCCGCTGCGGCCCCGCTTCATCACCGGTTTCGAGGAATTCAAACGCATCTACGGCGGCTACCTCGCGGACTCGTTTCTTGCCTATGCCGTCGACGGTTTCTTCAGCAATGGCGGCCAGCGCTGCTGGGTGGGTCGGGTGTCCGGCGATCTGCCTGACGGCGTGGACGGTGTCGCCACCTCACGGCACGATGGAAAAGTGACTTTCAATGCGATTGGTCCGGGCACTTGGGGCAATCGCGTCGCGGTGAAGATTGAGGCGGGCAGCTTGCAGCTCGAGACTCAGCCGGAACCGTGGGACAAAGTGAAACTCACGGTTATGTATTGGGATGTCGCGCCGCCAACGCCACTGGTTGATCCCACCAAGCCGGAATTCGCCACCGATCCCAATCGCCGCGAGCCGACTTTGCTGGAAGTGTATGACAATCTTTCCGCCAACCCCTCGTCGATCGACTTTTGGGAGACGCGCATTAACAAAAGCTCCAATCTGATCACGGTCGACTACGATCCCGGCGAAACGGAGAACCCGGTGGCCGTAGCGCTGACACTACTCGCGGATCTCGACGAGCCGGGAGATGCTGGCGTTGACGGCGCCGCGCTGGGAGTGACCAACTACACCAGCTCTCCCGACGTGACCATGCCGGATGGCACCATCTACCGCACCGGCTTGCGCGGTTTCGAGCAAATCGATGACATCTCGATTGTGGTCGTACCGAATCATCACGACCTGGGCGTGCCGCTGACGGATCAGATCGTAACGCATTGCACGCAAATGGCTGATCGCTTTGCCGTCCTGCATGCCAACGCTGGCGCACCGATCGACAATGATCTACGGCCGCCGCACGATACCACCTATGCGGCGTTCTACTATCCGTGGATCAAGATCTACGATCCCCGCACCAATAGAGATATGCGCATCCCGCCTTCTGGTCACGTCGCCGGTATCTACGCCAAAACCGATGTTGAACGCGGGGTGCACAAGGCGCCGGCCAATGTCGTGGTGCAGGGCATTACCGGATTGGAAATCCAAATCACCAAGCGCAATCAAGACCTGCTCAATCCCAAGGGCGTCAACTGCATTCGCGCTTTTCCAGGCCGGGGCATCCGCGTGTGGGGCGCGCGCACTTCCTCGAGCAACAGTCTGCGGAAGTACATCAACGTGCGCCGTCTGTTCCTGTTTTTGGAAGAATCCATCGACGAAGGCACGCAGTGGGTCGTGTTCGAGCCTAACAACGAGCGGCTGTGGGCGCGCGTGCGGCAGACCATCACCCAGTTTCTCACCACGGTGTGGCGGGACGGCGCGCTCATGGGGCTGACCCCCGAAGAAGCCTTTTTCGTGAAATGTGATCGCACCACCATGACCCAGGACGACATCGACAACGGCCGGTTGATCTGCATCATCGGCGTAGCGCCGGTCAAACCCGCGGAATTCGTCATCTTCCGCATCACGCAATTCGCCGGCGGTTCCGAAGTCGCCGAGGTGTAA
- a CDS encoding DUF4255 domain-containing protein, translating into MSDSAIAAVGSTLIALLRQNMLDYVAAPEQIALVSPAEAAGQDIRLSLFLYSVVENPYLKNDNPRQVNSTRLVYPPLSLDLYYLLTTYPAEGIPDLTERMLQAHRILGRAMRVFYDHGNLAGTILQGDLAGSGLELRLTLNPITVEDLTRIWSVFPNRDYRTSVSYLVTPAPLDSERSDSAQRVVAKQADHDHMVPAQENR; encoded by the coding sequence ATGAGCGATTCCGCCATTGCCGCCGTGGGCTCGACTCTGATTGCCCTGCTGCGGCAGAACATGCTCGATTACGTGGCCGCGCCCGAACAAATCGCGCTGGTGTCGCCCGCGGAGGCGGCGGGCCAGGACATTCGCTTGTCCCTGTTCCTCTATTCCGTGGTCGAGAATCCCTATTTGAAGAACGACAACCCACGGCAAGTGAATTCAACCAGGCTGGTTTATCCGCCGCTCTCGCTGGATCTGTACTACTTGCTCACCACCTATCCGGCGGAAGGCATTCCGGACTTGACCGAGCGCATGCTGCAGGCCCACCGCATTTTGGGCCGCGCCATGCGGGTCTTCTATGATCACGGCAACCTGGCGGGTACCATTTTGCAGGGCGATTTGGCCGGCAGTGGCCTGGAGCTGCGCCTCACGCTCAACCCGATCACGGTTGAAGATCTCACCCGCATTTGGAGTGTCTTTCCGAACCGGGATTATCGCACCTCGGTGAGTTATCTCGTCACCCCCGCGCCGCTCGATTCGGAAAGAAGCGACAGCGCACAACGTGTGGTAGCGAAACAAGCGGACCATGATCACATGGTTCCGGCACAGGAGAATCGCTGA
- a CDS encoding AAA family ATPase, with translation MKSLFLQRPAVLDSPVSPSPRAGGSYENAHAHLLDELRWLNRILFAHVLRLRQVNFYDSIKDLRGFFTADEEIDALFAAEVLDDAPKNNGRPAQQHVERLLQQAKQLRAEIEVRLQATSAQHRLLPLVQLANCFQLNTFEQQAVLICLAPQIDARYEKIYAYLQNDLTKKCASIDLILNLLCQTAADRLQNLKYFTHAAPLRRFDLLEPGENDSAYSAAHRSLRAATRIVHYALDVHVVEERIANEVEFLSPLAWEKVVVNDHLRQRLQTLLTAKAENDGPTRRTLYFHGRAGAGKKTLARALCGDHGIPLLVADMRVLLTHPETFQEKLRLILREGLLQSCAIYFGHIEKLTQNAEEPAPLLMAFMQGIVELGWITFLGSELPMPSALLDLPGMLSIDIPSPDPAEQQALWRLHLNGSFEAGDLQPLEELTTRFDLNGGQIAGAVQLATQAGRLANPAGTPLTLRDLFRSSRIQSQPRLSALARKIEPKYAWQDLVLPEDQMQQLREIADQVKFRHVVLHDWGFAGKLSLGRGLNALFAGPSGTGKTMAAEVSANELGLDLYKIDLSAVVSKYIGETEKNLNRVFTEAEHSNAILFFDEADALLGKRSEVKDAHDRYANIEIAYLLQKMEEYEGLVILATNLKKNMDDAFVRRLQFVVDLPFPDEKYRHRIWSAIFPSSTPLSEEIDFKLLAKKLKITGGNIKNIGLKAAYLAAAEGGAVRMQHVVRATKREFQKMGKLYVESDFYREGKVLD, from the coding sequence ATGAAAAGTCTATTTCTACAAAGGCCCGCTGTTTTGGATTCACCTGTGAGTCCCTCGCCGCGCGCAGGTGGTTCTTATGAAAATGCCCATGCTCATTTGCTCGATGAATTGCGCTGGCTGAATCGAATTTTGTTCGCGCATGTGCTGCGTTTGCGACAGGTCAATTTTTACGATAGCATAAAAGATTTGCGCGGATTCTTTACGGCGGATGAGGAGATTGATGCTTTGTTCGCCGCCGAAGTGCTTGATGATGCGCCCAAAAATAATGGCCGCCCCGCGCAACAGCATGTTGAGCGCCTTTTGCAACAGGCCAAACAACTCCGGGCAGAGATTGAGGTTCGCCTGCAAGCAACCAGCGCGCAGCATCGTTTGTTGCCATTGGTTCAGCTTGCCAACTGTTTTCAACTTAACACCTTTGAACAGCAAGCTGTGTTGATTTGCCTTGCGCCCCAGATCGATGCGCGCTATGAAAAAATTTATGCGTACCTCCAGAACGATCTCACCAAAAAATGCGCTAGTATTGATTTGATTCTCAATCTGCTCTGCCAAACCGCGGCAGATCGCCTGCAAAATCTAAAGTATTTCACTCATGCCGCGCCTTTGCGACGCTTTGATCTGTTGGAACCAGGCGAAAACGATTCCGCATACTCAGCCGCGCACCGTTCACTGCGGGCTGCAACCCGTATTGTTCATTACGCGCTTGACGTCCATGTGGTGGAGGAACGTATTGCCAACGAGGTCGAGTTTCTCTCGCCACTAGCCTGGGAGAAGGTCGTCGTTAATGATCATCTGCGGCAACGTCTGCAAACATTACTCACGGCGAAGGCTGAGAATGACGGGCCTACGCGACGAACGCTGTATTTTCATGGTCGCGCCGGCGCGGGCAAAAAGACCCTGGCGCGGGCGTTGTGTGGCGACCATGGGATTCCACTTCTTGTTGCGGACATGCGCGTGTTACTGACACATCCAGAAACGTTTCAGGAAAAACTGCGCCTGATTTTGCGTGAGGGGCTGTTGCAATCCTGCGCGATTTATTTTGGACATATAGAAAAGCTTACGCAGAATGCGGAGGAACCGGCCCCGCTTTTAATGGCTTTCATGCAGGGAATTGTCGAACTGGGCTGGATAACTTTCCTGGGTAGCGAACTTCCCATGCCTTCTGCCTTGCTTGATTTGCCTGGAATGTTGTCGATTGATATTCCTTCGCCCGATCCCGCGGAGCAACAGGCGCTCTGGCGCTTGCACCTCAATGGCTCTTTTGAAGCCGGTGATCTGCAACCGCTAGAAGAATTGACTACACGCTTCGATTTGAACGGCGGCCAGATTGCCGGCGCGGTGCAGCTCGCCACGCAGGCCGGCCGGTTGGCGAATCCCGCGGGCACGCCGCTCACGTTGCGTGATTTGTTCCGCAGCAGCCGGATTCAATCGCAGCCCAGACTCTCGGCGTTGGCGCGCAAGATCGAACCGAAATATGCCTGGCAGGATCTCGTGCTGCCGGAAGATCAAATGCAGCAACTGCGCGAGATTGCCGATCAAGTAAAGTTCCGTCATGTGGTTTTGCACGATTGGGGCTTTGCCGGCAAACTGTCGCTGGGACGCGGCCTCAATGCGTTGTTCGCCGGCCCCAGCGGCACCGGCAAAACCATGGCCGCCGAGGTGAGCGCCAACGAACTCGGACTCGACTTGTACAAGATCGACCTCTCCGCCGTCGTGAGCAAGTACATCGGCGAAACCGAGAAGAATCTCAACCGCGTCTTCACCGAAGCCGAACACAGCAATGCGATTCTGTTTTTCGATGAAGCGGACGCTCTGCTGGGCAAGCGTTCGGAGGTGAAGGATGCCCACGATCGCTACGCCAACATCGAGATTGCGTATTTGTTGCAGAAGATGGAAGAGTATGAAGGCCTCGTCATCCTGGCCACCAATTTGAAGAAGAATATGGACGATGCCTTTGTGCGACGGCTGCAGTTCGTGGTGGACTTGCCGTTCCCAGACGAGAAGTATCGCCACCGAATTTGGTCGGCCATCTTTCCGTCCAGCACGCCGCTGAGTGAAGAGATTGATTTCAAGCTGCTCGCTAAAAAACTGAAGATTACCGGCGGCAACATCAAAAACATCGGCCTGAAAGCCGCTTACTTGGCGGCCGCCGAGGGCGGAGCGGTGCGCATGCAGCACGTGGTGCGCGCCACCAAGCGGGAGTTCCAGAAGATGGGCAAGCTGTACGTGGAATCCGATTTCTATCGCGAAGGAAAGGTACTGGATTGA
- a CDS encoding AAA family ATPase: protein MCQIGLVAKDAQLSEFIGNAIQESVACQVINLDDLQLNPTISHPFHLLLIDWLALEKSPRLAEHFTRINPEATVIVLAAEGYSHRAEVLAALGVEEIIVFHEDKRPAIALLSKKIASLKHLQTLQEKLRREIRQSQIVAKSRVMKELMCRLPLLGACDSTILLTGETGTGKELIARAIHYLGPRAGKPFVTIDCGALPEHLVENELFGHTRGAYSGADSAGVGLIQEADGGTLFLDEVEALPMSTQAKFLRFLQERQYRPLGQSKYQCVDLHVIAATNQNLAQAVSRREFRQDLYYRLEGLNLFLPPLRERKADIPALAYYFLKKYSQEGMPHPPELPEEILRSWLNYDWPGNVRELENKTRMLLTETPGAPLLKEEIFPAPKSSIRPLFEVRHEALARCDSIYLQELLTFAKGNLSAAARLAGIHRKSLAGLLKKYGMRTSTNPPPKNKLS, encoded by the coding sequence ATGTGCCAGATCGGTTTAGTTGCGAAGGATGCTCAACTGAGCGAATTTATTGGCAATGCGATACAAGAAAGCGTTGCTTGTCAAGTGATCAACCTGGATGATCTCCAGCTCAACCCCACCATCTCCCATCCCTTCCATCTCTTGCTCATCGACTGGCTGGCCCTGGAAAAATCACCAAGACTTGCAGAGCATTTCACCCGCATAAACCCAGAGGCCACCGTCATCGTGCTGGCAGCAGAGGGATATTCTCACCGCGCGGAAGTGCTTGCCGCACTCGGTGTGGAAGAAATCATTGTTTTTCACGAGGACAAACGTCCGGCAATCGCCTTGCTGTCGAAGAAGATCGCCTCACTGAAACATTTGCAGACCCTGCAAGAAAAATTGCGCCGCGAGATACGCCAAAGCCAGATTGTCGCCAAAAGCCGCGTCATGAAGGAGTTGATGTGCCGATTGCCGCTGCTTGGCGCTTGCGATTCTACCATTCTTCTCACCGGTGAAACCGGCACAGGCAAAGAATTGATCGCGCGCGCGATTCATTATCTTGGTCCGCGCGCCGGCAAGCCATTTGTAACAATTGATTGTGGCGCCCTCCCGGAACATCTGGTGGAAAATGAATTATTCGGGCATACCCGCGGGGCTTACAGCGGCGCTGACAGCGCGGGCGTCGGTTTGATTCAGGAGGCAGACGGCGGCACGCTGTTTTTGGATGAAGTCGAAGCCTTGCCAATGAGCACACAAGCCAAATTTCTGCGTTTTTTGCAGGAGCGGCAGTACCGTCCGTTAGGTCAATCGAAATACCAATGCGTTGATTTGCACGTTATCGCAGCCACCAATCAAAATCTTGCGCAGGCGGTTTCGCGGAGAGAATTCCGCCAGGATTTATATTATCGCCTGGAGGGGCTCAATCTTTTTTTGCCGCCGCTGCGCGAAAGAAAAGCCGATATTCCGGCGCTGGCTTATTACTTTCTCAAAAAGTATTCTCAAGAAGGCATGCCGCACCCTCCGGAGTTACCCGAGGAAATCTTGCGGAGCTGGCTAAACTATGATTGGCCCGGTAATGTTCGTGAGTTGGAAAACAAAACTCGGATGCTTCTCACGGAAACGCCCGGTGCTCCTCTCCTCAAAGAAGAAATTTTTCCCGCCCCGAAATCGAGTATTCGCCCCTTGTTCGAAGTTCGCCACGAAGCGTTAGCGCGATGCGATAGCATTTATCTGCAAGAGCTGTTGACGTTTGCCAAAGGCAATCTCAGCGCGGCTGCGCGTTTGGCCGGCATTCATCGCAAAAGCCTGGCGGGGTTGCTCAAAAAATATGGCATGCGAACTTCGACAAACCCTCCACCGAAGAATAAATTATCCTAG
- a CDS encoding RNA methyltransferase, translating to MSMEILEGKQCILPALLARQRKFQLLLVKQNTPVKRVQEVLEAAEAQGVPIKFAPPEELAALTKGRSHGGLAAICTPKPEMSVTELLEQSRRNEQPAFFLLIEGTEDAQNLGYTLRTAEAMGAHAVFLKKHVWNFDATAVSRASSGAYERMPLVQIENIEKLLTPFRRLGIKFWGCIGGAKRTIHEVDLTAPIMLAIGGERRGLSGALWEFCDGFARIPTVGGATSLSLSHAASIVMAEVLRQRHSLARTIIPANDLS from the coding sequence ATGAGTATGGAAATTCTAGAAGGCAAACAATGTATTCTCCCTGCGCTGCTGGCGCGTCAGAGAAAATTTCAACTTCTCTTGGTGAAACAAAACACCCCTGTCAAGCGCGTGCAAGAGGTGCTTGAAGCTGCGGAGGCGCAGGGTGTTCCCATCAAATTTGCGCCGCCAGAGGAGCTTGCGGCGTTGACAAAGGGTCGATCACACGGCGGCTTGGCGGCCATTTGTACACCCAAGCCGGAGATGAGCGTTACCGAGCTTTTGGAACAAAGTCGCCGCAACGAGCAACCTGCCTTTTTTCTTTTGATTGAAGGCACGGAGGACGCGCAAAATCTCGGTTATACTCTGCGCACCGCAGAGGCCATGGGCGCGCATGCTGTGTTTCTCAAAAAGCATGTATGGAATTTCGATGCCACCGCGGTTTCGCGCGCCTCTTCCGGCGCCTACGAGCGAATGCCCCTCGTTCAAATAGAAAATATCGAAAAATTATTGACGCCTTTTCGCCGTCTGGGAATAAAATTTTGGGGATGTATTGGCGGAGCTAAAAGGACGATTCATGAAGTGGATTTGACGGCCCCGATCATGCTTGCCATTGGCGGTGAGCGCCGCGGGTTATCCGGCGCGCTGTGGGAATTTTGTGATGGGTTTGCGCGCATTCCCACGGTGGGCGGCGCGACTTCACTTTCTCTGAGTCACGCCGCAAGTATCGTTATGGCGGAGGTGTTGCGGCAGCGGCATTCCCTCGCCCGGACGATAATTCCTGCTAATGACCTGTCTTAA